TTCGGAAAGTCTCGGACTACATCAGGGCGTGCCGTCCACGATGACGGGCTCGTCCTGCTCGGGCAGATGCTCCTTGCCGTCGAAGTCAATCAGATGGCCGGAGCGCATCGCTTTCGTCTCTAGATAGAATCGGTTGTGGGCGTTGGGCGGGATGATGTGGGGAATGCGCTCGGTGATCACGACGCCGTGTTCTTCCAGTTGTTGGATCTTTTTTCGGATTGTTGGTCAGCAAGTGAATTGAATCAATGTTCAGGCTGGCCAGCATGTGCGCCGCCACCGCGTAGTCGCGCTCGTCGTCGCGAAAACCGAGGGCGATATTGGCGTCGACGGTGTCAAGACCGCGGTCCTGCAGGGAGTAGGCGCGAATCTTGTTCGTGAGGCCGATGCCCCTTCCCTCCTGTCGCAAATACAGGAGAACGCCGCAGGCGCCGCTGGCGATGACCTGCAAGGCCTTTTCAAGTTGGTCGCGGCAATCACAGCGCAACGATCCCAGCGCATCACCGGTCAGGCATTCGGAATGCAGTCGAGTCGGCACGTTCTGTTTACCCATCACATCGCCGTGGACCAGCGCGATGTGCTCCTTGCCGTCGCGGTTATTCCAGAACGCGACCACCCGATAGCGGCCGAATCGGGTGGGTAGGCGGCTGCGGATTCTCCCGCGCTGGACGGCGGCGGCACCCGGCGCAGAGTCGTCACCCCCGCGGCACTCGTGGGCGGGCCTGGTCGATATTTTGCGCCAGCAGCATCTGCGCGGCGCGCTGCTCACGGTGTTCGCCACCGGCCTTTTCTGCGCTCCGCTTGTCACTTTCAGTCTGGTGCTGGGACGCTTGTTGGGCGCGGCGGGACTCTCGCCTTTACCGCCAGCGTCGATCGGCGGCGCCGGCGAACCACGACATCCGTGAGGCCGGCGAGTTTTTCGCCCTTTCCATGAAACTGCGGCTGCCGGCATTGACCGCGCCATCCTTCAGCAAAGCGTTAGCCGGCCCGCCCGAGGCGCCGTCCCGGCCCCGGTTGTTTTCACCGTAGAAGCCCTTATGTTTGCTCACTCGTGGGGAACTGGATCTTGGTCGTCGAAGATGATGCGGAAACGCGAGAGGCCCTCGTTGACTTGCTCAACAGCTCCGGATTCACGGCGCTCGGCGCCACCTGCGTCCTGGACGCTTTCGAGGTGATGGTCGAAAAACGCCCTTCTCTGGTCTTGAGCGACATCAATCTAGGCGATCACCATGGCGGCGAGTTGCTGGACATGGCCATGAAGATCCTGGGGGATGAGGCCCCCCCGTTTGTTTTTGTGACCGGTATGTCTGCCTGGGACATCCCCGGGTTTCCCACCTCGGCGCCGGTGCTTAAAAAACCAATCAACGTCGACGCACTCCTGAGCATTGTCACCAGGCACTGCCTGGCCGGAAAGGCCACATGGTCCGCCAACTAGTCGGCCCCCGCGCACGCGGACGCCTTCCGTCAGCAAAGCTAGTGAAGCGTCGCCCGCTGGCGAAGCGGACCGCAATCGGCCATGACCACCGTGACGTTGTCGGGGCCGCCCGCCGCGATGGCGGCCGCGATAAGGGCCTCGGCGGCGAGGGAAGCATCGGGGGTCCGGTTCAGGATCTCGGCGATGGCTTGGTCCGAAACCGGGCCATGCAGGCCGTCTGAGCAAAGCAACAGACGATCGCCTTCGCGGAGATCCACGTCGGTCCCCACCGGCTCGACGTGGTTTCGCGTTCCCAAGGCCTGCGCCAGGATGTGACGAAAGGGCGAGCGCGCGAGCTGCTCCTGCGTCATCGCGCCGGTCCCCAAAAGCTCGGCGGCCATGGTTTGATCGCGCGTCAAGGGGCGCAGCTTTTCCTCCCGTAACAAGTAGGCGCGGGAGTCGCCGACCTGAGCAATCGCGATACGGTCCGGAGAAACAATGGCCGCCGTGCAGGTGGTCCCCATCCCGCGTTCTTCCGGGTGGACCGCGGCTTCCTTCAAGATGGCCTGGTTTGCTCCGACGATCGCGTGCTGCAGTGACTGGCCGGGGGCTCGCACGACGGCCGCGCCGGCGTTCTCGAGTTCGTGTTGGATCGACACCGCGGCCACCTGAGCAGCGACGTCGCCGGCCGCGGCGCCTCCCATCCCGTCGCAAACCAGCAACAGCAGTCCTGGGCAAGACACCGAGAGGTCCGTGCGGGCACAGGGACGGCTGATCCTTCCCGATTCCAGGTCGGCAATGACGAAGGTGTCCTGGTTCTGCTGACGTTGCGAGCCGATGTCGGTGCCCCCACAAACCGTGAGCAATCGCTGCGGGCGCTCGCTTGGGCCGGCATCACCTCCAAAAGACAAGTGGGTCATCGCCGAGAACGTAGGTCCGATATCGAGTCGATGTCAGGCCTTTTTCTTACTTGACGGACGTCCCAATCAAGATCGTCAGGGCAGGTACTTGATGAGGTAGGCTCCGGCCGTGGCTTGGATACAGGTTCCGGCGGAAAATCATCCCGTCTTTCTGGAGGCGCTGCCGAAAGATCCGCGCGTGACGACGATGAAAATGTTTGGCGGGGTCGCCGCCAAGGTCAATGGGCACATCTTCGCCGGTCTGTTTGGACGGTCGACGATGGTGTGGTTACCGGAGGCAGAGAGGGCCGCGGCGCTGCGGCTGGAGGGCGCGGCGCCGTTCGATCCGATGGGCGACGGTCGCGCGCGCAGCGACAAGATCATGCTGCCCGAACGCTTCATGAAGGATCCGCCCGAGCTCCGTCGCTGGCTGGTGCAGGCATTCGAAGCGGCGGCGGCGCTGCCCGCCAAACCAGCCAAGAAGCCAAAGGCCCCCAAATAACCAGGGACCCGAAACCCGCGATCAGGCCGCCCGGCGGCTCTCCAGCACGGACAGGATGTTGCCGGCCGGATCTTTGAACCAGGCGATCGTCGGTCCGCGCTGGTCGCGGGCGATCCCTTTGTCGTCGGTTTTGAGATCGGGCAGGTCATAGCGCTCGAAGCGAACGCCTTTCGCGGCCAACTGAGCGACGGCCTCATCGACGTTACTGACCGGGAAATTCAGCACGGTGAACGTCGCCGGCGCGTGGTTGGGCTTTGGATAAAGGAACACGTTTTCACCGCCGCCGAACTGGAGAGACAGGCCCATCCGGTCCTCGACGACATCCAGGCCCAGGATCCCCCCATAGAAATCCTTGGCCTTCTGCAAATCGTTCACCGAAAAACTGCTGAATGCGTGGCTGCCTTTGAGCATGGCGACTCCTTGTACAGGGCACCTTGGTGCTGGTCCGTCGCCCGCGCAAGCGGCAAGAGAGCTGACCAGCGGCGCCCAAGCCCATGTGGCGGCACCGAGGTGACGGCGTCCCAACCGGAGCGATCCTGGCCAGCGGCGGGCGCCCCCAGGGCTTTGACTGCCCATTTGCGGACAGCGCGAACGTCGAAGTTCGCGGGCCGGCTTAAT
This window of the Polyangia bacterium genome carries:
- a CDS encoding response regulator, which codes for MVVEDDAETREALVDLLNSSGFTALGATCVLDAFEVMVEKRPSLVLSDINLGDHHGGELLDMAMKILGDEAPPFVFVTGMSAWDIPGFPTSAPVLKKPINVDALLSIVTRHCLAGKATWSAN
- a CDS encoding protein phosphatase 2C domain-containing protein, with the translated sequence MTHLSFGGDAGPSERPQRLLTVCGGTDIGSQRQQNQDTFVIADLESGRISRPCARTDLSVSCPGLLLLVCDGMGGAAAGDVAAQVAAVSIQHELENAGAAVVRAPGQSLQHAIVGANQAILKEAAVHPEERGMGTTCTAAIVSPDRIAIAQVGDSRAYLLREEKLRPLTRDQTMAAELLGTGAMTQEQLARSPFRHILAQALGTRNHVEPVGTDVDLREGDRLLLCSDGLHGPVSDQAIAEILNRTPDASLAAEALIAAAIAAGGPDNVTVVMADCGPLRQRATLH
- a CDS encoding TfoX/Sxy family protein — encoded protein: MAWIQVPAENHPVFLEALPKDPRVTTMKMFGGVAAKVNGHIFAGLFGRSTMVWLPEAERAAALRLEGAAPFDPMGDGRARSDKIMLPERFMKDPPELRRWLVQAFEAAAALPAKPAKKPKAPK
- a CDS encoding VOC family protein encodes the protein MLKGSHAFSSFSVNDLQKAKDFYGGILGLDVVEDRMGLSLQFGGGENVFLYPKPNHAPATFTVLNFPVSNVDEAVAQLAAKGVRFERYDLPDLKTDDKGIARDQRGPTIAWFKDPAGNILSVLESRRAA